In Asterias rubens chromosome 10, eAstRub1.3, whole genome shotgun sequence, the following proteins share a genomic window:
- the LOC117295281 gene encoding uncharacterized protein LOC117295281 has protein sequence MVSVLGLVIVVCFLQAKGDACGVLTINDGKDDGASLLKKTISAFKQKCRAGCMDSANNYRALNETWLEESCDECFCTTDGPSCAAIVCGLIPMPFNCDAVWDQYQCCAIGMVCPFRR, from the exons ATGGTCTCGGTATTGGGTTTAGTGATCGTGGTTTGTTTCCTTCAAGCGAAGGGAGATGCGTGTGGAGTTTTGACCATCAATGATGGTAAGGATGACGGAGCTTCGCTTCTCAAGAAAACCATCTCTGCGTTCAAACAAAAATGCCGTGCTG GGTGTATGGACTCAGCAAATAATTACCGCGCTTTGAATGAAACATGGCTGGAGGAGAGTTGTGATGAGTGCTTTTGTACGACCGATGGTCCATCGTGCGCTGCTATCGTGTGTGGGCTGATACCAATGCCATTCAATTGTGATGCAGTGTGGGATCAATATCAATGTTGTGCCATTGGCATGGTTTGTCCGTTTA gaAGATGA